From the Halobacteriovorax sp. GB3 genome, the window TTCATTCATAAGGATAAGGATTTTGTTGTTCCAAGTGTAAAAATTGAAGACCTTGTTAATGAGAAGAAAATTATTCAACTTCAAGAAGCGATAAAAAAGTCATTTGATGCTTGTATGGTAGAGTATCGAAGAAAGTATTGCCGAAATGATATCTTTGATGATCTGGATACTTTTTATAAGAAATCTTCGCATAAAAAAGTTCTCGATTTGATGGATGATTTAGGAGTTTATTTTGCTGATCTGCAAGAGAAATTAAAGCGCAATGAACAGGGAAAAGGCTTCTCAGCGAGAAAGAAAGAGCGATTAGAACTTGATGTGAAGAAGCTCCATTCGCGCTTAATTAATAAAAGAAAGCGAGTCTTGCAAAACATTGAAAATAAAGATGCTCAATTTGCAGTTAAGCTTGCAGTTGATTCCATCTTATCGAGTGATGAGATGATTGATTTCTATGTTGGGGTTTGTAATTCAGATTGCCAGGAAGTCGATATTCAAAAGATCTCCAATACTAATATTGTAGACATGGGGCTTCCTTACGACGTTGCACTTAAAGTAAATATTGGTGTGATTAATGATTACTTAGAGAAATTGCAAAAGAATGGTCTTCTCGATGTTTGCATGGTCCAAGGAAGTTTATCTCATTGTGATGAGTTTAATCTCTTTGAAACGGAACATCGCTTTCGATTTAAAAAGGCCCCTAAAATTCTTTGGGATGAATCTAAAAATGCCTTTGTTCTTCATGCTCACGATATTTTAAGAGAGCAGGACCTGATAGGACTTCCATCTTGGATGATTGGAAATAGAGAGTACACTGACCTTGAAGTTCCCTTTCAATTTGATATTCATAGTGATGGAAAAGGCGTTGGTCTTAGGCCATTAGGCGATATAAAAATGAATTATGATGTTGATGAGAAGAGCTTTATCCTACCGACAATTCTAACCTTTGCCGTGGCCCCATATGCCGGTCTGGCCTTTGAAATGATTCATGCATCAACTCATTCAATTGTCTCTAAAGGGCAAGAGAAGCAACTTCAAACGAAAATGATTCAGGGTGTTCGCTTAAGTGACAATGGCCCTATTCGTGAATTTGTTGGAATGGATGTTGAGAATCAAGACATAACAGTGTTTGTTAATTTAGAGGACAATTAATCTCTTGTGACTTTAATCTTTTAAAATTATAAGCACTCGAACGCCATAGCACATCACCCATATCATCTTTTTTCTGACAGAGGGCTTCTTCCAATTCGATTGTCGATTGATTTTCTAATTGTCCATCTTTCATGTTTTGTAGAAGATATTCTAAAGAGCTTGAAGGGCTTAATCCAGCCTTTTCGTTGAGTGAATGGATTGTTTCACTCGTTGATTTTTCGTCGCTTAGAAGCTCTGTGAAGAGGCTAGAGAAGCCTTCTTTTGTTAAAGAAGGGGCAACGTTTACAATCAACTCTTTGTTAAAATTCATTTTCAAATAAAGTGAGATTGCGGCCACATCTATTTCACTTGTCTTTATACTTATAGCGTTTAATAGGGCCTCTTGATCTATTTGTGGTTGAAATCCTTCTTCTATAAGTGAAGACATCATTTCAAATACGCGAACTAAGAGTTGGTGAGCGACGGTTCGATCACTTTCAAAATATCGTTCTCCCTTTTTCCTTTTTAGCCCACAATTATCAATCTTTAAGCAGCTTGTTAGTTCATCATTAATTTGAGGAAGAAATTCATTTAACTCCGTAAGTCTTTTCTGTTCTTTGAGTTGATCAAATTGGACTGTGAAATTTAAAATTTCCTTCATCATTTTATGTGATGACGACTTAACAAGGCTCTGAGCGATGAGTTGAAGATCTTCGTTACTCTCTTTGAGAATGTCTTGGTCTTCATTTTCTTTTTGATTATCAAAATCAAAGCGCTCATCATTGTTATCTGACTGCTCTTTGAAAATACTTACTTGCTTTGAATCATCAATATCTGATTGTAAGTAAGTGTAGAGCGAAGCTCCAGCGATAATAAGAATAGAGAGAACGATTATTTTTTTCATAGATTCTAAAAGAGGGTCTAGTTATTAGACCCTCGATATTGGAGATTATTTAGAGAGAACTGATCTTAGATCGCTATAACCTTTTGTTGCAATCTGAGAACATTTCGCTTGTACTTTTTGATCAAACTCTTGAGCTTCTTTTTTGTCATCAATCGAATCAGAAAGCTTCTTTGTATTGTAGTTGTAGTGACAAATGATTTCATCAAGTGCACCTTTAACTTGCCTAGAAGGAATAAAGCTTACATCTTCTCTATAACCTAGGCTCTCTTGGAAAAGGAAACCGTAGATCTTTTTGATGTTGTTGTAGAACCACTTGTCAGCTGAAAGATCTTCTTTCTTAAAGCGACATGCATTGTAGATACTACCTGAGTTGTAAGTCCCGGCCCAAGAAGCTCTGATAAGATTTTCGAAGTTAAAATCTCTATCGAAGAAACCATTTCTTAAACAGCTCTTTGTTTTCTTCTTTACTTTCTTCATATAAGTTGAATCAGGCTTTTTCATATGGAAAGCTTGGTAAAGTGGTGCAAAAGATTTATCGTGAAGAAAGTTAAGTCCGTAGGCAAAAGTCTTTCTAAGGGACTTGTAGCTTTGCTTGGCAAAGAATTTATCTAAGTGCCAACGAATTGATAATTGCATGGCCCCAAGGTCTGATCCATCGTAACCACGAATAATATAACGAACCACTTGGTCGTTTCTAATTTCATCACAATTAGCAAGAAATGGTGTTGATCCTGTCTTAAGTGCCTTATTGAAGTTTCTAAGAGTGATCGCTTCTTTCTGCTTTTTCTCTTCAATTTCTTCATAACTCATTTTTCTGTAGTCTTCTTCCTTTGGATTAATCATCGTAAGACCACTTTGAGCATATGGGTTACAAACGCCAGGAATATCTGTTGTCTTTCTAAAGTGCATCCAAAGTCCCTCGTGTAGAGGAACAACAAGAGCTGTCATCATAAAAGCGTAGTAAGCTTTAAGATCACCTTGTCTTTTATATGAAGAAGCGATTTTGTCAGCTTCTTGCATGAGAGTTTGAAGATATTCTGTCCCATAACGTGACTTATTAATTGGCGTGTTGTGAAACTCTGGCCCATCAAGTTTTTGACCTGGAGTTAGTGCAAACGTCATATTGTCTAGAAGGGGAACACGATTTCCTGCTGCAATCTCTTGCGTATTTTCATCAGAAAAGTCTGCTGTTAGATCGATCAGACTCTTTTGCAGCTTTCTGTCTTCACTTTGCTCTGCAGAGTTAGAGTTTTTTGCATTTGCTTTTGCAGTTTGTTCTTGATTCGTCTGAGATGTTGGCTCAGTACTTGTTTCTGTCTCTTTGTCGCTTTGGCACGATACCAAAAGCACAGTCATAAGAAAGAGAAATCCTGCGGATTTAATTTTCATTGAATACCCCCAATTGTATAAATGACTGGGGCGATCCTATTAGGATATTGATAACGCGGCAAGTTAAATTGTTGAGTTGTGAAAATTCTATAGGCTTGATTTTAATAGGTTAAGGCAAAAAAAAAGGGCCCATGAAAGGCCCTCATATTAATTTAATCGACAGTCGCGACCATGGTATTTGTATTCTTCAACTTCATTTAAAGGAACAACCTTCACGCGTTCTCTTTGGGCCCACTTGAGAAGAAGTTCAGTGGCCTTAATCGAGCGCTCATGAATATCGTGCATAAGAACTACACCTCCACCTCTAGGAGATCGAATCTTATATTTTTCGACTTTGTGTTTTGTATTTCCAAAAAATGTGCGAACCGTTTTATGTTTATAGGCCGTTCCACCTACGATGTGTGCTTGAATATTAGAAGCGATATTTTCCGGCGTAAGCTTTGCAACCCAGTCCTCAGAATCAATATCCCAAAATGCAAAGTTAATGCAGTTTTCACCAAAGAGCTCATCCGAGACATCTTTCATAACATTAAAGTGGTGATACGCTTCATTTGATCCGTAAGCACCATAAGGAAAACGGTAATAAGATTCATTTTGAATAATCCCTAGATCGTTTTCGATATCTTTGATCATTTTCACTGATTTTTTTAAGTCACTGTGAAAATGGGCCCTACTTTCATTGTTATTGTTACCATGATCGTGATCGTGGCTTGCAAGGATATGTCCTTCTTTAAGAATTCTCTCAACAATTGGGAGAGTTCTCTTGTTAACATTTTTAGTAAGAATGAAAAACGTCGCTTTTACGTCATATTTTTTAAGAAGATCAAGAACGCGAGGAGTCCTCGTTGCGTGCGGTCCATCATCAAAAGTTAAAACCATCTTCTTTGTCCCGCGCAAAGAGTTTGATTTATATTGATCAAAACCTCTATCAACTTTTGGACGATAGATTTTATTAAGTTCTGGAAATTGTTTTTGAGCGGAAAAAGCTGAAATACTCAGCATGAGTCCGGCCATAAGAATAGACTTGTTCACGATAGTAACCCCCCACAAATCATGAAAATTTTTAAATTTTTAGCATAAGATGAATGAGGGGCCACGATAATTGTATTTTTTATAGCTCGTAAGGGAGGAGTTTTTCTACTTGAACTCCATTTTCATCAATCAAGCACTGGTAGGGAAGTATCTCTACGCCTGCTTTATGGGCTTCTTTTAAGAGTCTGGCATACTCGGGATCAATTTCTATTGCAGGTGCAAAAATTTCAACATCACGTCTTTGAATAATATAGAGCATGCAGGCCCTAATTCCTTGCTCTTTCAAGCTAATAAGCTCTTTAAGGTGTTTTTGTCCACGCTCACTAACTCCATCAGGAAAGATTGCTCTTCTTTCATCTTGAAGCATCGTAACGTTTTTAACTTCGACATAACATTGTTTGGTCGGCGCTTTTTTGTCACCATCATAGAGATAAATATCGATTCTACTTTTTCCAATCTTTGCTTCTGGCTTTATTGTCTCATAGCCCTGAAGTTCTTTGATTGTTCCATCAGCGATGGCCTCAACTGATATTTTATTTGGAATTGCTGTATTGACGCCAATCCATGTTTTTCCATTATGAGTCATCTCAAGAGAATACTTAAGTTTTCTTGTGGGAGAGTCGTTGAAGCTAATGAGAACTGGCCAGCCTGGTTCCCAGCACGTTTTCATGCTCCCTGTGTTGGCAGTATGGGCAGTAATGACCTCTCCCTTCTTGTGCTCTCCATGATCTTCACTTAGTTCAATATCGGCCAAAAACCTTTTATATCTCTTTAAAATGACGCCTTTAACGATGGGCTTATCAAATTTCATTTAGTCCTCCTATCATTCGGTTTGGCATTTTATGAAATAGGTTAGAATCTGGCCCGTTTTTTTGTTAAAATGTTCTAACTTGCTAATAATTCAAAAGGATTTTATGAAGAAACTTCTTCTTATCAGTCATAATGATATTATTTGTTCGTTGTATAAAACGAATCTAAAAGTTTACGTAAACTGTGAACTGGATGTTTCAAAGGGCTACCAAGAAGCTCTGGATAAACTTGAAGATGGTGAGAGCTATGATCTTATTCTCTGTGAAAGTTCTCATGGCGAACATGCGGCCGGTGCGCTCATCTACCAATATCTGGTAGAGCATGATGTTAAAAGTGAACTGATCTTACTTGGAAGAAATGATGATGTTCCTGAAGATGTTGATGCCATTGGGGATGTTACAAATATTCCCGATCTTATTAAGATGATTGCTAAGAAAGTGAATATCACAGCTAAGGACATGATTGCCCTTGATGTTC encodes:
- the sfsA gene encoding DNA/RNA nuclease SfsA, translating into MKFDKPIVKGVILKRYKRFLADIELSEDHGEHKKGEVITAHTANTGSMKTCWEPGWPVLISFNDSPTRKLKYSLEMTHNGKTWIGVNTAIPNKISVEAIADGTIKELQGYETIKPEAKIGKSRIDIYLYDGDKKAPTKQCYVEVKNVTMLQDERRAIFPDGVSERGQKHLKELISLKEQGIRACMLYIIQRRDVEIFAPAIEIDPEYARLLKEAHKAGVEILPYQCLIDENGVQVEKLLPYEL
- a CDS encoding polysaccharide deacetylase family protein; protein product: MNKSILMAGLMLSISAFSAQKQFPELNKIYRPKVDRGFDQYKSNSLRGTKKMVLTFDDGPHATRTPRVLDLLKKYDVKATFFILTKNVNKRTLPIVERILKEGHILASHDHDHGNNNNESRAHFHSDLKKSVKMIKDIENDLGIIQNESYYRFPYGAYGSNEAYHHFNVMKDVSDELFGENCINFAFWDIDSEDWVAKLTPENIASNIQAHIVGGTAYKHKTVRTFFGNTKHKVEKYKIRSPRGGGVVLMHDIHERSIKATELLLKWAQRERVKVVPLNEVEEYKYHGRDCRLN